The nucleotide sequence AAATCGGATGCTGGGTTTTGGGCAACCCGAGGGAGTTTTCGCGGAATTTTTTGTACAAGGCTCCGTACCAGATTTCTGAAAAGGTATTATCGTGAATATTCCCCAGGATCTCTTCTTCGCAATAGCAACACGGAACAACAGCGCCGTCAGGGCCTATGACGCAGAAAGTCCATCCTTCATAGCATGGGATTTTTCTTTGCAGGGGATTGTCCTGCATTGTCTGCTGAGGGGCGAGCCGCGTCGTCAACTCCTGCTGAAAACGCTGGAGGTTATGGGTCACGCCGGCGGCTCTGAAAATCGATTCCCATTCCGCGCGATGCGACCGAAACATCTTTTCGTCGTCCGCGTTTAATTGAAGCTCCCGGGTCCCCGGCAACTCGCTCATTACAAGGAAGGTGATCTCGTTGACGCGATGGTCGGCGGCAAATTGGACCATGGCGCCGAAGTCACAGATATTTTCCCGTGTGATGACGTGGCTCAATATGATCCAGGGGTAGGGCGTCTGCAGGCGGTCCCGCTCCTTGAGCACGAGGTCGAGGAAGCGGACCATATTATCCCAAAGATCCTTGCGGCTGCTTTTCTGGAAAATCTCCCGGCTGCCCGCGTTGATGGAAAGGGTCAGCCGCGAGAGGCCGTTTTGTACAATAGCGGCCGGGAGATCAGGTTTCGCCAGGGTGCCGTTCGTCACCAGCGCACCGATCAAGCCGGCCTGGCCGATCGACTTGACGATTTCCGTCAGGTCGGGATGGGCGATGGGATCCCCTTTGCCGGACAATTCAACAATATCGACGCCGGCTGCGGCAAGCTCGCCGGTGAGCCGCTGAATCGTGGCCAAATCCATCATGGAGTTATTGTCGCGGTACGTGCGGGTGGCGGTAATCGGGAGTTTCTGCAGATGTCCATGCGATTCACAGAAGGAGCACTGAAGGTTGCAGTGGTGTGTCGTCTCCAGGCTGACCGTTTGCGGTCCCGTGAGGGGTTTCCCAAGCGCGGCGCCGAGATAGCGGCGGATGCGATGAGCCCTGCTCTTTGTTCTGAATTTTTCCATCCCATTCCTCCCGAAGGACGCGACACCTCATCCTACTTACCCTTTAAATCGTTGGAAAGATGGAACTTCATGAGGGAGAAAGGTCATGCGGCGCCTGATGTGGTGGATCTGGATCGAAGATAGGACCAGATCGCAAGGATCGAAAGACCGATATTCCTCAGAATCAGGAGGGGACCGACATGCGATGATCCCTCCCCAAAACACCCGCAATCGACATCCAGACCCCGGGCCCAAGCCGAAGCGATGGCGATAATAAAGACGATCAGTAGGCCCAGAAAAATCAGGGAGGCCCCCTTTTGAAGCGGTTTGATGAAGAGGGCAATGGATGCAATCGCCTCCAGTACGGGGAGGCCGATCGCAAGGAAGGGAATCAACGGCTCCGGAAGCATTCGGTAATTATAGAGGGCCTTGGCAAAGGCTTGGGGGTCGGCGAGCTTTCCAACCGCCGCCAAAATAAAGATTCCGGCCAGCAAAAGACGGCCGATCCAGACGAAAAATCGATGCATCTTCACCGGGCTTCCTCCGCATCCTCTTCCGACTCATCCCCCCCATACTCTTCCGACTCATCCCCCTCATACTCCTCCCAAGCCGGTTCGAGGACACCATCCGCCCCCGACTCGATCTTTCCGCCGTGATGCACCCAGGCATCCCAGCCATACGGGAACGCAGTCAGAGCGGTATGGCCGAGATCCTCCAGCTCCAAGAGAGCCTCATCGAGATCCGCGGCGTTTTCGACCTCTCCATAGAGACAGAGGCGCTGTCCCTGAGCCCAGGGGAGGAAGGTGTCATAAAGTTCACGCAGTCTTGAAACCGGCAGATTGATCGCCCCCGGAATATGGCCCTCACGGAAAGATTCTTCTTCACGAATGTCGACGAAGAGAAGATTGCCCTTGTTGTACAAATCAACGGCGCGGGAAGGCGACACCCATACGGCGCTGGACTCGATGGTCCATGCCTCAGAAGGAATCCGGGTGGGCAGCGGCTCGGCGCGCATCCGTTGCAGAAAGTAGGAAGCCACAATAGTGAGGATAACCAGGACGAACAGCTCCAGGAAACCCCGCCGGAGGTTCAAGTGCATGCTTTTACTTTTCCCCCCGGGCATATCCGATCACGGGCACCGTCAGGGTCGGTTGCGCCGGATCGTTCGTTTTAACGAGTATTTCCCCTTTGATCCTTCCCGGTTCGATATCAGGAGAGACATCGAGGAAAATTTCATAGGTGCCCGCGACCCGTCCGTCCGCCAGGCGGATTCTGACCTTGGGATTGTCCGACTCCGCCCCGACGACCTTGAATGCTTGCGTTCCTACAGGCCTGATGACGATAACCGGCGCCTGGACCATCCCGATTTTGAAGCTGCCGAGATTCAATGATGAGGGGGAGATTTGGAAA is from Candidatus Eisenbacteria bacterium and encodes:
- a CDS encoding DoxX family membrane protein gives rise to the protein MKMHRFFVWIGRLLLAGIFILAAVGKLADPQAFAKALYNYRMLPEPLIPFLAIGLPVLEAIASIALFIKPLQKGASLIFLGLLIVFIIAIASAWARGLDVDCGCFGEGSSHVGPLLILRNIGLSILAIWSYLRSRSTTSGAA
- a CDS encoding rhodanese-like domain-containing protein; protein product: MHLNLRRGFLELFVLVILTIVASYFLQRMRAEPLPTRIPSEAWTIESSAVWVSPSRAVDLYNKGNLLFVDIREEESFREGHIPGAINLPVSRLRELYDTFLPWAQGQRLCLYGEVENAADLDEALLELEDLGHTALTAFPYGWDAWVHHGGKIESGADGVLEPAWEEYEGDESEEYGGDESEEDAEEAR
- a CDS encoding radical SAM protein, which encodes MEKFRTKSRAHRIRRYLGAALGKPLTGPQTVSLETTHHCNLQCSFCESHGHLQKLPITATRTYRDNNSMMDLATIQRLTGELAAAGVDIVELSGKGDPIAHPDLTEIVKSIGQAGLIGALVTNGTLAKPDLPAAIVQNGLSRLTLSINAGSREIFQKSSRKDLWDNMVRFLDLVLKERDRLQTPYPWIILSHVITRENICDFGAMVQFAADHRVNEITFLVMSELPGTRELQLNADDEKMFRSHRAEWESIFRAAGVTHNLQRFQQELTTRLAPQQTMQDNPLQRKIPCYEGWTFCVIGPDGAVVPCCYCEEEILGNIHDNTFSEIWYGALYKKFRENSLGLPKTQHPICMECFTTCNAAMENCRVHNLTHTWRKVSPETP